One part of the Prunus persica cultivar Lovell chromosome G5, Prunus_persica_NCBIv2, whole genome shotgun sequence genome encodes these proteins:
- the LOC18776497 gene encoding F-box/kelch-repeat protein At5g42350, with translation MYSERLSGEESLRQDFEALSVSKRLMRSVSQKLRKKNQRPGGEEEDDARGISLRCLTLYGRGGGCKVGADTGDDFGDPSNRRRSSASDEGKGYRPICGTEESGMDCFSYGVRERFWKKHNRKDFELEESIRNSRMHIFLPDDILEMCLVRLPLTTLMTARLVCKKWRHLTTTPRFLQMRREGSHQNPWLFIFGAVKDGYCSGEIYALDVSLNQWHVIGADILKGRFMFSVASIQDDIYIVGGCSSLNNFGRVDRSSFKTHKGVMLFSPLTKSWRKVSPMKYARSMPILGVSEVTSDFSTSQSYQNRQDRRIPRSRLGGVSDVYEDPHRLSLRRQCRYAVDENESSLLPNRKSYKFIKQKSDHSSMKSHRRFVIIAVGGLGSWDEPLDSGEIYDSVSKKWTEIQGLPVDFGIVCSGVVCNGMFYVYSESDKLAGYDIERGFWIGIQTSPFPPRVHEYYPKLVSCNGRLFMLSVFWCEGDGQIGRRNKAVRKVWELDLMYLNWTEVSVHPDAPMDWNAAFVADGNMIFGIEMFKIFGQVLDFFTVCDVSDMEMKWSHISRNHVTHELDASSCSTKSMAVLHL, from the coding sequence ATGTATTCGGAGAGACTCTCTGGTGAAGAATCTCTTCGCCAAGATTTTGAAGCTTTGAGTGTGTCAAAGCGTCTGATGAGAAGTGTTAGCCagaagttgaggaagaagaatcaGAGACCTGGAGGAGAAGAGGAGGATGATGCCAGGGGAATATCTTTGAGGTGTCTTACTCTGTATGGTAGGGGTGGGGGTTGCAAAGTAGGTGCTGACACAGGGGATGATTTTGGGGATCCGAGTAACCGGAGGAGGTCAAGTGCCAGCGATGAAGGCAAGGGATACAGACCAATATGTGGTACCGAGGAATCTGGAATGGACTGTTTCTCGTATGGGGTAAGGGAGAGATTTTGGAAGAAACATAACAGAAAGGATTTTGAGCTTGAAGAATCAATAAGAAATAGCAGAATGCACATTTTTCTTCCAGATGACATATTGGAAATGTGCTTGGTGAGGCTCCCGCTAACCACTCTCATGACTGCACGCCTTGTATGCAAGAAATGGAGACACTTGACTACTACTCCTCGGTTCCTGCAGATGAGACGGGAAGGCTCACATCAGAATCCATGGCTGTTTATTTTTGGTGCTGTTAAAGATGGTTATTGCTCTGGTGAGATTTATGCATTGGATGTGTCCCTAAACCAATGGCATGTGATAGGTGCTGATATTCTAAAGGGGAGGTTCATGTTTTCTGTTGCTAGTATCCAAGATGATATTTACATTGTTGGTGGTTGCTCAAGCTTGAACAACTTTGGGAGGGTGGATAGGAGCTCATTTAAGACACACAAAGGGGTAATGCTGTTCAGTCCCTTAACTAAATCTTGGCGTAAAGTTTCACCTATGAAGTATGCAAGATCAATGCCTATTTTAGGAGTTTCTGAGGTCACTTCAGATTTTTCCACCAGTCAAAGTTATCAAAATCGCCAAGATAGACGTATTCCCAGATCACGGTTAGGTGGAGTGTCAGATGTTTATGAAGATCCTCACAGGCTTTCTCTTAGGCGTCAATGCAGATATGCTGTTGATGAAAATGAGTCTTCGTTGTTGCCCAATAGAAAGtcatataaatttataaagcaGAAAAGTGATCACTCATCCATGAAGAGTCATAGAAGGTTTGTGATCATTGCTGTAGGCGGTCTTGGATCATGGGATGAGCCTTTAGATTCTGGAGAAATATATGATTCTGTCTCTAAGAAATGGACAGAAATTCAAGGGTTGCCTGTGGACTTTGGGATTGTTTGTTCTGGAGTTGTTTGTAATGGGATGTTTTATGTTTATTCCGAAAGTGATAAGCTCGCAGGATATGACATAGAAAGGGGTTTCTGGATTGGAATCCAAACCTCTCCTTTCCCACCCCGTGTTCATGAATATTACCCGAAATTAGTATCTTGTAATGGCCGGCTTTTCATGCTCTCTGTCTTCTGGTGTGAAGGGGATGGTCAGATAGGCCGGAGAAACAAGGCTGTTAGAAAAGTATGGGAGCTGGATCTCATGTACCTTAACTGGACCGAGGTCTCAGTGCATCCTGATGCTCCAATGGACTGGAATGCTGCGTTTGTAGCAGACGGGAACATGATATTTGGCATTGAGATGTTCAAAATATTTGGTCAAGTATTGGATTTTTTTACTGTATGTGATGTGTCTGATATGGAGATGAAATGGAGTCATATCTCAAGGAACCATGTAACTCATGAACTGGATGCGTCTTCGTGCTCGACTAAATCAATGGCTGTACTACATCTGTAA